Proteins encoded in a region of the Oscillospiraceae bacterium MB24-C1 genome:
- a CDS encoding sigma-70 family RNA polymerase sigma factor: MSGCKEIPSRSEVIESNMGLVHACAHRFKGRGIEYEDLFQAGCIGLIKATDAFDHDRGVRFSTYAVPVILGEMRRLFRDGGAIKISRTIKELSMRIVRARERFSFEHGHEPTISELSALLEVSEEAVVEAIGVCAPPISLTESEEQGGGQLDLPVDSPEELTSDLIALRQSLDLLEERDRAIILLRYFGEKTQSQTAERLGMTQVQVSRREKKIMTQLRRDLLGTG; encoded by the coding sequence GGCTGGTGCATGCCTGCGCCCACCGCTTTAAGGGGCGCGGTATCGAATATGAAGACCTGTTTCAGGCCGGCTGCATCGGGCTGATTAAAGCGACCGACGCGTTTGACCACGACCGCGGGGTGCGCTTTTCGACCTATGCCGTACCGGTTATTCTAGGCGAAATGCGCCGCCTTTTCCGCGATGGTGGCGCAATTAAAATAAGCCGCACCATCAAGGAGCTTTCGATGCGTATTGTCCGCGCGCGGGAACGGTTTTCGTTTGAGCATGGTCATGAGCCCACTATCTCAGAGCTTTCTGCGCTGCTTGAAGTCTCGGAAGAAGCGGTGGTAGAAGCCATCGGCGTCTGTGCGCCGCCAATATCGCTGACCGAAAGCGAAGAGCAGGGTGGCGGTCAGCTTGATCTACCGGTCGATTCGCCCGAGGAGCTGACCAGTGATCTTATCGCGCTGCGCCAGTCGTTGGATTTATTGGAGGAGCGCGACCGCGCCATTATTCTGCTGCGCTATTTTGGCGAAAAGACCCAGTCCCAGACCGCCGAACGATTAGGGATGACACAGGTGCAGGTATCACGCCGCGAAAAGAAGATTATGACCCAGCTGCGGCGCGATCTGCTGGGTACAGGATAA